One window of the Candidatus Methylomirabilota bacterium genome contains the following:
- a CDS encoding DUF4258 domain-containing protein, with protein sequence MRIRYYIDPEAELPHIYSHDVSEAEVEQVLQRAGEDRPGREGSRVAIGRTLSGRYLRVIYVPDPEPDSVFVITAYELYGNPLTAYRRRRRRKSK encoded by the coding sequence GTGAGGATACGGTATTATATCGATCCCGAAGCAGAGTTGCCCCATATCTATAGCCACGATGTCTCGGAAGCGGAAGTGGAACAGGTACTACAACGGGCCGGAGAAGATCGGCCTGGACGCGAAGGGTCGCGAGTCGCAATTGGCCGCACTTTGAGTGGACGGTATTTGCGGGTAATATATGTGCCAGATCCAGAGCCAGACAGTGTATTCGTAATCACGGCGTATGAGCTTTACGGCAATCCACTCACCGCTTATAGACGCCGTCGCCGGAGGAAAAGCAAATGA
- the serA gene encoding phosphoglycerate dehydrogenase: MRILVSDGLSPRGIEVLRQAEGFEVDEQRKLSPEALQECIDNYDGLIVRSATKVTAPILRAARRLKVVGRAGVGVDNIDVEAATARGILVMNAPSGNTLTTAEHTFSLLLALAKNIPQATASMKGGRWEKGAFLSVEVGGKTLGIIGLGRIGGEVARRAKGFAMRVIVSDPFVSEEAAIALGVELVELPELFQRSDFLTIHTPITPETYHLIDRDAIAQMKTGVRIINCARGGIVDEVALYEAMKAGKVAGAAMDVFEQEPTTDSSLFTLNNFVCTPHIGAASEEAQENVAVEIAQQVVEYLQKGLIRNAVNAPSIDPALHKVLQPYLTLSEKLGRLASQLAEGGLRQIRIDYRGEIAGYDPAPLTASVVKGTLDPFLGDEVNYVNALALAKGRGIRIIESKVLEEADYASLITVSVKGDRGTSEVAGTLFSRREPRVVRINEFRLEAIPEGYLLIFSNLDVPGVIGTIGTLLGKHRVNIAGMQLGRERPGGRAVSVVNVDNPVPAHVIDEIRRLPNIVFVKLVKA; the protein is encoded by the coding sequence ATGCGGATCCTTGTGAGCGATGGCCTCTCGCCACGCGGCATCGAGGTGCTGCGCCAGGCCGAAGGGTTTGAGGTCGATGAGCAGCGCAAGTTGAGCCCCGAGGCGCTGCAAGAGTGCATCGACAACTACGATGGCCTGATCGTCCGAAGCGCCACTAAGGTGACCGCGCCGATCCTGCGGGCCGCGCGCCGACTGAAGGTGGTAGGGAGGGCGGGCGTCGGAGTGGATAATATCGACGTCGAGGCGGCGACGGCTCGCGGAATCCTGGTGATGAATGCCCCGAGCGGTAATACCCTGACCACCGCCGAGCATACTTTCTCGCTTCTGCTGGCTCTCGCCAAGAATATCCCGCAGGCGACCGCCTCGATGAAGGGTGGCCGGTGGGAGAAGGGCGCGTTCCTCAGCGTCGAGGTGGGAGGCAAGACATTAGGGATTATCGGTTTGGGGCGGATCGGAGGCGAGGTAGCTCGACGCGCCAAAGGGTTCGCCATGCGCGTCATCGTCTCTGATCCCTTTGTCTCTGAGGAGGCCGCGATAGCGCTGGGGGTCGAACTGGTAGAGCTCCCGGAGCTGTTCCAACGATCCGATTTTCTCACGATTCACACCCCCATCACTCCGGAGACGTACCATCTCATCGATCGCGATGCCATCGCGCAGATGAAGACGGGGGTTCGGATTATTAATTGTGCGAGGGGCGGGATTGTGGACGAGGTGGCCCTGTATGAGGCGATGAAGGCCGGCAAGGTTGCAGGAGCGGCCATGGACGTGTTTGAACAGGAGCCAACCACCGACTCGTCGCTGTTTACACTCAACAACTTCGTCTGCACCCCGCACATCGGCGCGGCGAGCGAGGAAGCTCAAGAGAATGTTGCCGTCGAGATCGCCCAGCAGGTCGTCGAGTACCTCCAGAAAGGGCTCATCAGGAACGCCGTGAATGCCCCGTCGATCGACCCGGCGTTGCACAAGGTGCTTCAGCCGTACCTCACCCTGTCCGAGAAACTGGGTCGCTTGGCCTCTCAGCTTGCCGAGGGGGGTCTCCGGCAGATCCGGATCGATTACCGGGGCGAGATCGCGGGCTACGACCCGGCACCGCTCACGGCGTCCGTCGTCAAGGGGACGCTGGACCCCTTCTTGGGCGATGAGGTCAACTACGTCAATGCCTTGGCCCTGGCGAAAGGGCGTGGTATCCGGATCATTGAGAGTAAGGTACTGGAGGAGGCCGACTACGCAAGCCTCATCACCGTCTCGGTCAAGGGCGACCGTGGTACGAGTGAGGTCGCGGGGACGCTCTTCAGTCGCCGAGAGCCCAGGGTCGTCCGGATCAACGAATTCCGTCTGGAAGCCATCCCCGAAGGGTACCTCCTGATCTTCTCCAACCTGGATGTGCCTGGGGTCATTGGGACGATCGGTACTCTGCTCGGAAAGCACCGAGTCAACATTGCCGGGATGCAGTTGGGGCGGGAGCGGCCTGGCGGTCGAGCCGTATCAGTGGTGAATGTCGACAATCCTGTTCCCGCTCATGTCATAGACGAAATCCGGCGGCTCCCCAATATTGTCTTCGTCAAGCTTGTGAAGGCCTAA
- a CDS encoding alanine--glyoxylate aminotransferase family protein → MKKRHLLAPGPTPVLPEALLAMARPILYHRGPEYEVLLGRVREGLKFLFQTKNEVLLFTSSGTGGMEGTVVNTLSPGDRAVVIRSGKFGERWGEICEAYGLQPQYIDVEWGRTVEPDLVAEALAADPTIKAVFATHTESSTGVLHDIEAIARIVGKTPAILVVDAIMSLGVADLPMDAWGVDVVVGGSQKGLMIPPGLAFCALSDKAWAMVQQSHLPKFYFNFLAERKSLEKNQNTFTPAVPLVMALHESLAAIRAEGLAALFARHDRLARATRAGVRALGLELFADRPTPALTAVNAPSGIGAGAIVKTLRTAHGITISGGQAQLKGKIFRLAHLGYADESDVVLCLAALERTLTDLGYPVKLGEGVQAVQEVLSQAG, encoded by the coding sequence ATGAAAAAGCGACATTTATTAGCGCCGGGCCCGACTCCGGTCCTCCCGGAAGCTTTACTGGCGATGGCCAGGCCGATCCTGTATCATCGCGGTCCGGAGTACGAAGTCCTCCTGGGTCGAGTCCGGGAAGGGCTCAAATTCCTCTTCCAGACCAAAAACGAGGTGCTGTTGTTCACGTCATCCGGCACGGGCGGGATGGAGGGAACGGTGGTGAACACGCTCTCGCCCGGCGATCGAGCCGTGGTCATCAGGAGCGGCAAGTTCGGCGAGCGCTGGGGGGAGATCTGTGAAGCCTATGGCCTTCAGCCGCAGTATATCGATGTGGAGTGGGGGCGGACGGTAGAGCCTGACCTCGTGGCGGAAGCGCTCGCCGCTGATCCCACCATCAAGGCCGTCTTTGCCACGCACACTGAAAGCTCCACGGGTGTCCTGCACGATATTGAGGCTATCGCCCGGATCGTCGGAAAGACGCCCGCCATTCTGGTCGTTGACGCCATTATGAGTCTGGGGGTGGCGGACCTGCCGATGGATGCCTGGGGGGTGGATGTCGTCGTGGGCGGATCTCAGAAGGGATTGATGATCCCGCCGGGGCTCGCCTTCTGCGCGCTCTCCGACAAAGCTTGGGCAATGGTGCAGCAGTCACACCTGCCGAAGTTCTACTTCAACTTCCTGGCGGAGCGGAAGAGCCTGGAGAAGAATCAGAATACCTTCACACCGGCGGTCCCGTTAGTGATGGCGCTTCACGAGTCCCTCGCCGCGATCAGAGCGGAGGGCCTCGCCGCGCTTTTCGCCCGGCATGATCGACTTGCACGGGCGACCCGCGCTGGCGTCAGGGCGCTCGGACTCGAACTGTTCGCCGACCGGCCTACCCCGGCGCTGACCGCCGTGAACGCCCCGTCGGGCATCGGGGCCGGCGCCATTGTGAAGACGCTTCGAACGGCCCACGGCATCACCATCTCGGGCGGACAGGCTCAGCTAAAGGGGAAGATCTTCCGTCTGGCCCACCTCGGATACGCAGACGAATCCGATGTTGTGCTCTGCCTTGCGGCACTGGAACGAACCCTCACCGATCTCGGCTATCCGGTCAAGCTGGGCGAGGGGGTACAGGCGGTTCAGGAGGTGCTGAGCCAGGCAGGCTGA
- a CDS encoding RDD family protein, translating into MSNVEYCDPAAPINSGHIVAGPQERKAGFWIRLAAWIADLVCLFLATIVLTFGALITIYLGGQLGGEINDQVIALAGYASAAIVLFSGVIYFTIFVGSCGQTPGKTLFRLKVVRTDDQEMTYGRALLRSLCWILSLLLLSLGFLMIAFTRQKRALHDMLAGTSVIRLPRTP; encoded by the coding sequence GTGAGTAACGTTGAGTACTGCGATCCTGCCGCACCGATCAACAGTGGGCACATTGTCGCGGGGCCTCAGGAACGTAAGGCCGGATTCTGGATTAGACTGGCGGCATGGATCGCTGATCTTGTCTGCCTCTTTCTGGCCACCATCGTTCTGACATTTGGCGCGCTGATAACCATTTATCTCGGCGGTCAGTTGGGCGGTGAGATCAATGACCAGGTGATCGCATTGGCCGGATATGCAAGCGCTGCCATCGTCCTATTCAGCGGGGTCATCTATTTTACCATCTTTGTCGGATCGTGTGGGCAGACCCCTGGAAAGACACTTTTTCGTCTGAAGGTTGTCCGAACTGACGATCAGGAGATGACCTATGGCAGGGCACTGCTTCGCTCGCTGTGTTGGATACTCTCGCTGCTGCTTCTCAGTCTTGGCTTCCTGATGATCGCATTTACCCGGCAGAAACGTGCTCTGCATGACATGCTGGCAGGCACGTCCGTGATCCGCCTTCCACGCACGCCCTAA
- the hisZ gene encoding ATP phosphoribosyltransferase regulatory subunit, with the protein MSDFEYSSKTAIPKGVRVFPPEETGLRRWAERRILTVFERWGFQEVITPTFEYLEVFSGEPEREGGDKIFKFVDRQTGRLLALRYDPTPQVGRLAATTLRHRPLPLRLSYVTNIFRDEAPQTGRQREYVQLGVELIGLERPEADAEIVAMAVEGCRALGLRRFQIDVGQIEYVRGLVDALGLGPEERRALVSAIDRKDTVEIELLVRGLDADEKSKQAVLELPMLYGGKEVLARARDLGPNRRSQEALRNLAQVYEVLEQYGLADQVIIDLGEARAFEYHTGVTFAAFAKGLGSEISRGGRYDDLIGGFGYPCPATGFAFDLDRVMEAVATENRSPLATGQRFLIIDFNLDKRHALRVARLLREQGYTAARDIITRDLEGSFDYAKRSGIGRVIVLGLPHLPQDELLIRDLASGTEERVPVERFCGEVERGERQWLM; encoded by the coding sequence ATGAGCGACTTCGAATATTCCTCCAAGACCGCCATCCCGAAAGGGGTTCGGGTCTTTCCGCCGGAGGAGACCGGGCTGCGCCGCTGGGCTGAGCGCCGGATCCTTACGGTCTTCGAGCGATGGGGGTTCCAAGAGGTTATCACCCCGACGTTCGAATACCTGGAGGTCTTCTCGGGAGAACCGGAGCGGGAGGGCGGAGACAAGATCTTCAAGTTCGTCGACCGGCAGACCGGCCGTCTGCTCGCGCTGCGGTACGACCCGACCCCTCAGGTGGGGCGCCTCGCAGCGACCACCCTTCGACACCGTCCCCTTCCGTTGCGTCTTTCGTATGTGACGAATATCTTTCGCGACGAGGCCCCTCAGACAGGCCGGCAGCGCGAGTATGTCCAGCTTGGCGTGGAGTTGATCGGGCTGGAGCGGCCGGAGGCCGATGCTGAGATAGTGGCGATGGCGGTGGAAGGCTGCCGGGCGCTCGGCTTGCGGCGCTTTCAGATCGATGTCGGCCAGATCGAGTATGTGCGGGGGCTCGTCGATGCCCTGGGACTCGGACCCGAAGAACGCCGAGCGCTTGTCTCGGCCATCGACAGGAAAGATACCGTCGAGATCGAACTGCTCGTGCGAGGTCTGGACGCGGACGAGAAGTCCAAGCAGGCCGTGTTGGAACTGCCGATGCTCTATGGAGGGAAGGAGGTCCTGGCTCGCGCGCGGGACCTGGGGCCCAACCGGCGCTCACAGGAGGCCCTGCGAAACCTTGCCCAGGTTTATGAGGTGCTGGAGCAATACGGTCTGGCGGATCAGGTCATCATTGATCTGGGTGAAGCAAGGGCCTTCGAGTATCACACCGGCGTGACCTTTGCGGCATTTGCGAAAGGCCTGGGTTCCGAGATCTCACGCGGCGGCCGATACGACGACCTGATCGGCGGGTTCGGGTATCCCTGCCCCGCTACCGGCTTTGCCTTCGATCTGGACAGGGTCATGGAGGCGGTGGCGACCGAGAACCGGTCTCCGCTTGCCACCGGCCAGAGGTTCCTTATTATCGACTTTAATCTTGATAAGCGGCACGCCCTTCGCGTCGCGCGGCTTCTGCGGGAACAGGGGTACACGGCGGCGAGAGACATCATCACGCGGGATCTGGAAGGCTCATTTGACTATGCCAAGAGATCCGGGATCGGCCGAGTGATCGTGCTGGGTCTTCCTCATCTGCCTCAAGATGAGTTGCTTATCAGAGATCTTGCCTCCGGGACTGAGGAGCGGGTCCCGGTAGAGCGATTTTGCGGCGAGGTCGAACGTGGAGAGCGGCAGTGGCTAATGTAA
- a CDS encoding zinc ribbon domain-containing protein — protein sequence MPIYEYACHSCRKRVSLLIRNIHNPDIPVCPRCGGRELTRLLSRFAVVKSEESRFERMADPSNFGDLDENDPKSVARWAKRMGKEMGEDVGEDFDEMMEEAMDGEGTAEGGAEITE from the coding sequence ATGCCAATATATGAATACGCGTGTCACAGTTGCAGGAAGCGAGTGAGCCTGCTGATCAGGAATATCCATAACCCCGACATACCTGTTTGCCCTCGCTGTGGGGGTCGGGAGTTGACGCGGCTGCTCTCACGGTTTGCGGTGGTCAAGTCTGAAGAGAGCCGTTTTGAGCGAATGGCTGACCCCAGCAATTTCGGCGATCTTGATGAGAACGATCCGAAAAGTGTGGCGCGCTGGGCCAAGCGGATGGGGAAAGAGATGGGCGAGGACGTTGGCGAGGACTTTGACGAAATGATGGAAGAGGCTATGGACGGAGAGGGGACGGCCGAGGGGGGAGCGGAGATTACGGAGTAA
- a CDS encoding adenylosuccinate synthetase: MANVIVVGTQWGDEGKGKIVDLLSEYFDAVARYQGGSNAGHTVVVEEEKIVLHLVPSGVLRKGKVCILGNGVVIDLTALIQEMDQLGRLHVKIEENFFISKNAHLVLPYHAILDAELERLREGRQIGTTRRGIGPAYVDKMARTGIRVGDLADRDFFKERLRNNLEEKRVQFPHHQELQELDYEKMAAEQLEQFERVR; this comes from the coding sequence GTGGCTAATGTAATCGTTGTCGGCACGCAGTGGGGCGACGAAGGGAAGGGGAAGATCGTTGATCTCCTCTCAGAATATTTCGATGCGGTGGCCCGGTACCAGGGTGGGTCCAACGCCGGCCATACGGTCGTCGTAGAAGAGGAGAAGATCGTCCTGCATCTGGTCCCGTCAGGCGTGCTGAGGAAAGGGAAGGTCTGCATTCTGGGGAATGGCGTGGTGATTGATCTGACCGCCCTCATCCAGGAAATGGATCAGCTTGGCAGGCTGCACGTGAAGATCGAGGAGAACTTCTTTATCAGCAAGAACGCGCATCTGGTGCTCCCCTACCATGCGATCCTGGACGCCGAACTGGAGCGGCTCCGAGAGGGTCGACAGATCGGGACCACCAGACGCGGGATCGGTCCGGCCTATGTCGATAAGATGGCGAGGACGGGGATCCGTGTGGGTGATCTGGCCGACCGCGACTTCTTCAAGGAGCGGCTCCGCAATAATCTTGAAGAGAAGCGGGTCCAGTTCCCCCATCATCAGGAGTTGCAGGAGCTGGATTACGAAAAGATGGCGGCGGAGCAGCTTGAACAGTTCGAGCGTGTTCG
- a CDS encoding cytidylate kinase-like family protein — translation MAIITISRQIGSGGDEIAARLAKELQFTLVDHTLLAELLKAQGLPRSDFEALDEEEAEEERQHPEQDRIYVDLLPTLITDLATEKNLVVLGRGGQCIFRGCPGALHVRVVAGAKGRVRRLMDERGIEEYSAARLVEESDETRRRFIRYHYGEDIDAAVQYDLVMNTDRLSVETATRLVQLAVEMVDLIGKGREIGHWLEVARPLPFAHPSEEEFAKVLDFYQIRWEYEPRTFPLAWDEAGNATEAFSPDFYLVDFDLFIELTTLKQSLVTEKNRKIRRFRELYPEITLKVFYGRDYRNLLAKYGLTKKISSK, via the coding sequence ATGGCTATCATCACCATCTCCAGACAGATCGGAAGCGGCGGCGATGAGATCGCTGCCCGGCTGGCTAAAGAGCTTCAGTTTACGCTCGTAGACCACACCTTGCTCGCCGAGTTGCTGAAAGCGCAAGGGCTCCCAAGGTCGGACTTCGAAGCGCTCGATGAGGAAGAGGCCGAGGAAGAGCGACAGCATCCTGAGCAGGATCGAATCTACGTGGATCTCCTACCCACACTGATTACGGATCTAGCTACAGAAAAAAACCTTGTGGTGCTGGGTCGTGGGGGTCAATGTATCTTTCGAGGGTGTCCCGGCGCATTGCATGTGCGGGTGGTGGCCGGTGCGAAAGGGCGGGTCAGACGCCTTATGGACGAACGTGGCATAGAAGAGTACTCTGCGGCTCGTCTGGTTGAGGAGAGCGATGAGACTAGGCGGCGCTTCATCCGGTATCACTACGGGGAAGATATCGACGCCGCTGTTCAGTACGATCTGGTCATGAATACCGATCGCCTGAGCGTGGAGACAGCGACGCGCCTCGTCCAACTTGCCGTAGAGATGGTCGATCTCATAGGGAAGGGGCGGGAAATCGGGCACTGGCTTGAAGTGGCCAGGCCACTCCCCTTCGCTCATCCCAGCGAGGAGGAGTTTGCAAAGGTCCTGGATTTCTACCAAATACGATGGGAGTATGAACCCAGGACCTTTCCTCTGGCCTGGGATGAGGCGGGCAACGCGACCGAAGCCTTTTCGCCGGACTTCTATCTTGTTGATTTCGACCTCTTTATTGAACTGACCACGCTCAAGCAGAGCCTGGTAACAGAGAAAAATCGGAAGATCAGACGATTCCGGGAGCTGTATCCAGAGATCACACTGAAGGTGTTTTATGGGCGAGACTACCGGAACTTACTCGCTAAGTATGGGCTTACAAAAAAAATTAGCTCCAAGTGA
- the hpnH gene encoding adenosyl-hopene transferase HpnH has product MRFPLHITTDMIQHQIRQALKGNKRYPFVLMLEPLYTCNLACLGCSVERHTGRIEDRLTLEECLKAADDSGAPVVSICGGEPTIYPELKGLVEGIIARKRHIYLCTNGLLLDRNVYGRIAPHNRLTLNIHLDGLRQTHDQVCDKEGVFDKALDMIKEGKRFGYRITTNTTIFKETDLNEVEALCHLLQEYQVNGMLLTPGYHYTSVESDFFLAREEIHQKFQKVLELSKRYRLTSTPMFLEFAAGLREYPCSPWSTVTYTPQGWKGPCYLIGEKYFRTFEEFWQSTDWDYWESRQDPRCYNCKMHSGFEASVVRGLRNSPKDMLRMAVWNFLE; this is encoded by the coding sequence ATGAGATTTCCGCTGCACATCACAACGGATATGATTCAACACCAAATCCGCCAAGCACTCAAAGGGAACAAGCGGTATCCGTTCGTCCTCATGCTCGAACCGCTGTATACGTGTAACCTGGCGTGTTTGGGGTGCTCCGTTGAGCGGCACACCGGGAGAATCGAGGATCGGTTGACACTGGAGGAGTGTCTGAAGGCGGCGGACGACTCCGGCGCCCCGGTCGTCTCGATCTGCGGCGGGGAGCCCACCATCTACCCTGAACTGAAAGGGCTGGTGGAGGGGATTATTGCGCGCAAGCGGCATATCTATCTGTGTACGAACGGGTTGCTGCTTGATCGAAACGTCTACGGCCGGATTGCGCCGCATAACCGGCTCACTCTGAATATCCACCTGGATGGGCTGAGACAGACCCATGACCAGGTCTGCGACAAAGAAGGCGTCTTCGATAAGGCGTTGGATATGATCAAAGAAGGTAAGCGGTTTGGTTATCGCATCACGACAAATACAACCATCTTCAAGGAGACCGATCTGAATGAGGTCGAGGCGCTGTGCCACCTGCTGCAGGAGTACCAGGTAAACGGGATGCTTCTCACGCCCGGCTACCACTACACCTCGGTCGAGTCCGATTTCTTTCTGGCCCGTGAAGAGATCCACCAAAAGTTTCAAAAGGTTCTCGAACTGTCGAAGCGGTATCGACTAACCTCCACCCCGATGTTTCTCGAATTTGCGGCCGGCCTGCGCGAGTACCCCTGTTCGCCGTGGAGCACTGTCACCTATACCCCTCAAGGCTGGAAGGGGCCGTGCTATCTCATCGGAGAGAAGTATTTCCGGACGTTTGAAGAGTTCTGGCAAAGTACGGATTGGGACTACTGGGAGTCCCGTCAGGACCCGCGCTGCTACAATTGCAAGATGCACTCCGGCTTCGAGGCCTCCGTCGTTCGCGGACTCCGAAACAGCCCCAAAGACATGCTCAGGATGGCCGTCTGGAACTTTTTGGAGTGA
- the hpt gene encoding hypoxanthine phosphoribosyltransferase, whose amino-acid sequence MIQDLAEVLIPEEAIAHRIRELGAEISQDYLGKELVLAGVLRGASFFLADLARAISIPLVIDFISISSYGPATKASGVVGIRKDLDESIGGRNLLVIEDIVDTGLTLSYLLKIFRARQPSSLQVCTFLDRKVRRIIDLPIAYRGFEIPEKFIVGYGLDYNQRYRNLPCIGTLKPELMEVQHL is encoded by the coding sequence ATGATCCAGGACCTTGCTGAAGTCTTAATACCTGAAGAAGCGATTGCTCATCGCATCAGGGAATTGGGAGCTGAAATTTCACAGGATTATCTCGGCAAAGAGCTTGTCCTTGCCGGTGTACTGAGGGGGGCCTCATTCTTTCTGGCCGATCTGGCAAGAGCCATATCTATTCCCCTCGTCATCGATTTTATTTCTATTTCAAGCTATGGCCCGGCAACCAAAGCCTCCGGCGTCGTCGGTATCAGAAAGGACCTCGATGAAAGTATTGGTGGCCGTAACCTCCTTGTCATAGAAGATATTGTGGATACCGGTCTCACCCTGAGTTACCTGCTGAAGATCTTTCGGGCTCGCCAGCCGTCCAGCTTGCAGGTTTGCACGTTCTTGGACCGAAAGGTGCGTCGTATTATTGACCTCCCCATTGCCTATCGGGGATTTGAAATTCCTGAGAAGTTCATAGTCGGCTACGGGCTCGATTACAATCAGCGCTATCGCAACCTGCCCTGCATTGGTACCCTGAAACCGGAGTTGATGGAGGTCCAACACCTCTAA
- a CDS encoding citrate synthase has product MADSLTIIDNRTEKKYEIPIEHGTIKAMDLRQIKISDGDFGLMSYDPSFANTACCKSQITFIDGERGVLLHRGYPIEQLAEKSTYLETAYLLIHGDLPSGEQMDEFVNQVTRHTMVHENIKKLMDGFHYDAHPMGILLGTVGALSTFYPDAKNIMDPESRHRQIIRLMAKMPTLAAYAYRHSRGLPYTYPDNNLSFTGNFLNMLFRITEPTYYPHPVLERALDVLFILHADHEQNCSGNAMRSVGSSHVDPFSAVAAAIAALYGPLHGGANEAVLRMLKEIGSVDKVAAHIKKVKAGEVRLMGFGHRVYKNYDPRAKVIKRLAEEVFEVTGKNPLLEIALELERIALQDEYFITRKLYPNIDFYTGLIYEAMKFPMDMFPVLFAIPRTAGWVAQWEEMLLDPEQKIARPRQIYLGQLRRDYYPIAKRVSQAPGRD; this is encoded by the coding sequence ATGGCTGACAGCTTGACCATTATCGACAACCGAACCGAGAAGAAATACGAAATCCCTATCGAGCACGGGACGATCAAGGCCATGGATCTCCGGCAGATCAAAATCTCTGACGGCGATTTTGGATTGATGAGCTATGACCCGTCGTTCGCTAACACCGCTTGCTGCAAGAGCCAGATCACGTTCATCGATGGTGAACGGGGAGTCTTGCTGCATAGAGGCTATCCCATTGAGCAGTTAGCCGAGAAAAGCACCTACTTGGAGACCGCGTACCTCCTCATCCACGGCGATCTCCCCAGCGGCGAACAGATGGATGAATTCGTGAACCAAGTCACACGTCATACCATGGTCCATGAGAACATCAAGAAGTTGATGGATGGCTTTCACTACGATGCCCACCCGATGGGGATCCTCCTGGGGACGGTCGGCGCTCTCTCGACTTTTTATCCGGATGCCAAGAATATTATGGATCCGGAATCCCGCCACAGGCAGATCATCCGCCTGATGGCCAAGATGCCGACGCTGGCGGCGTATGCCTATCGACATAGCCGTGGGTTGCCGTACACCTACCCGGACAACAACCTGAGCTTCACCGGTAACTTCCTCAATATGCTATTCCGGATTACAGAGCCGACCTACTACCCGCATCCTGTATTGGAAAGAGCCTTAGATGTTCTGTTTATTCTACATGCCGACCACGAGCAGAACTGCAGTGGCAATGCCATGCGTTCCGTCGGCAGCTCCCACGTAGACCCGTTCTCCGCCGTAGCCGCAGCCATAGCGGCCCTCTACGGCCCTCTGCATGGAGGGGCCAATGAGGCTGTGCTGCGGATGCTGAAGGAGATCGGATCGGTAGATAAAGTGGCCGCACATATCAAGAAGGTCAAGGCCGGCGAAGTGCGATTGATGGGATTCGGGCATCGAGTCTACAAGAACTACGATCCCAGGGCCAAGGTCATCAAGCGGCTGGCTGAGGAGGTGTTTGAGGTTACAGGAAAAAATCCCTTGCTGGAGATAGCCCTCGAACTGGAGAGAATCGCGCTTCAGGATGAGTACTTCATCACGCGAAAGCTCTATCCAAATATCGATTTTTACACCGGCTTGATCTACGAGGCGATGAAGTTCCCGATGGATATGTTTCCGGTGCTCTTCGCCATCCCCAGGACAGCCGGGTGGGTTGCCCAGTGGGAGGAAATGCTCCTCGACCCGGAACAGAAGATCGCACGTCCCAGGCAGATCTATCTTGGTCAACTACGGCGCGACTATTACCCAATAGCCAAACGAGTGAGTCAGGCGCCAGGAAGAGATTGA
- a CDS encoding GIY-YIG nuclease family protein — protein sequence MTRGNYQLILYLPKATALQVGRRGTFLFPAGRYVYTGSALNGVERRLARHQRQNKRLHWHIDYFLRYARITSIRIFPTPRNVECALNRKVLRRPEAQVIAKGFGSSDCRCVSHLVFLRQ from the coding sequence ATGACGAGAGGGAACTATCAACTTATCTTGTATCTGCCGAAAGCGACAGCGCTGCAGGTGGGAAGGCGGGGGACTTTTCTTTTTCCGGCAGGACGATATGTCTATACGGGCAGCGCGTTGAACGGTGTCGAACGTCGCCTGGCCAGGCATCAACGACAGAACAAGAGGTTGCATTGGCATATCGATTACTTCTTACGCTACGCCCGGATCACCAGTATCAGGATATTTCCCACGCCACGGAACGTCGAATGCGCGCTGAATCGAAAGGTGCTCAGGCGGCCGGAGGCGCAGGTAATTGCCAAAGGCTTTGGGTCCAGCGACTGCCGATGCGTATCACACCTCGTGTTCCTTAGGCAGTGA